Proteins from a genomic interval of Neovison vison isolate M4711 chromosome 4, ASM_NN_V1, whole genome shotgun sequence:
- the LRRC14 gene encoding leucine-rich repeat-containing protein 14 isoform X2 — MRWLPAWPSTMHTLVFLSTRQVLQCQPAACQALPLLPRELFPLLFKVAFMDKKTVVLRELVHTWPFPLLSFQQLLQECAHCSRALLQERPSTESMQAVILGLTARLHTPETEAGTQPLCRKHALRVLDMTGLLDDGVEQDPGTMSMWDCTAAVARTCIAQQQGGTVEPGQAPLPVEVRVDLRVNRASYAFLREALRSSVGSPLRLCCRDLRAEDLPMRNTVALLQLLDAGCLRRVDLRFNNLGLRGLSVIIPHVARFQHLASLRLHYVHGDSRQPSVDGEDNFRYFLAQMGRFTCLRELSMGSSLLSGRLDQLLSTLQSPLESLELAFCALLPEDLRFLARSPHAVHLKKLDLSGNDLSGSQLEPFQGLLQAAAATLLHLELTECQLADTQLLSTLPVLTRCASLRYLGLYGNPLSMAGLKELLRDSVVQAELRTVVHPFPVDCYEGLPWPPPASVLLEASINEEKFARVEAELHQLLLASGRAHVLWTTDIYGRLAADYFSL; from the exons ATGAG GTGGCTTCCTGCCTGGCCCAGCACGATGCACACGCTTGTGTTCCTGAGCACGCGGCAGGTGCTCCAGTGCCAGCCAGCTGCCTGCCAGgccctgcccctgctgcctcGAGAGCTCTTCCCCCTGCTGTTCAAGGTGGCCTTCATGGACAAGAAGACTGTTGTGCTTCGCGAGCTGGTGCACACATGGCCCTTTCCGCTGCTCAGCTTCCAGCAGCTGTTGCAGGAATGTGCCCACTGCAGCCGGGCCTTGCTGCAGGAACGCCCCAGCACAGAGAGCATGCAGGCTGTGATCCTGGGGCTGACGGCCCGGCTCCACACCCCAGAGACGGAGGCTGGCACACAGCCTCTCTGCAG GAAGCATGCCCTGCGAGTGCTGGACATGACGGGCCTCCTGGACGACGGTGTGGAGCAGGACCCTGGTACCATGAGCATGTGGGATTGCACAGCAGCGGTGGCCCGCACGTGCATCGCGCAGCAGCAGGGCGGGACTGTGGAGCCTGGGCAGGCCCCCCTTCCTGTGGAGGTTCGTGTGGATCTGCGGGTGAACAGGGCCTCCTATGCATTCCTGCGGGAGGCGCTCCGAAGCAGCGTAGGCAGTCCCCTGCGGCTCTGCTGCCGGGACCTGCGGGCCGAGGACCTGCCCATGCGCAACACTGTGGCTTTGCTGCAGCTGCTGGACGCGGGCTGCTTGCGCCGTGTGGACCTGCGCTTTAACAACTTGGGTCTCCGTGGCTTGTCTGTTATCATCCCCCATGTGGCCCGCTTCCAGCACCTGGCCAGCCTGCGGCTGCACTATGTACACGGGGACTCCAGGCAGCCCTCTGTGGACGGTGAGGACAACTTCCGTTACTTCCTGGCCCAGATGGGCCGCTTCACTTGTCTGCGGGAGCTCAGCATGGGCTCCTCTCTCCTCTCGGGACGGCTGGACCAGCTGCTCAG CACCCTGCAGAGCCCCCTGGAGAGCCTGGAGCTGGCCTTCTGTGCTCTGCTACCTGAGGATCTGCGCTTTCTGGCACGGAGCCCACATGCCGTCCATCTCAAGAAGCTGGACCTTAGTGGCAATGACCTGTCTGGCAGCCAACTAGAGCCTTTTCAGGGCTTACTGCAGGCAGCCGCGGCCACGCTGCTGCACCTGGAGCTGACCGAGTGCCAGCTTGCGGACACGCAGCTGCTGTCCACGCTCCCTGTGCTGACGCGCTGCGCCAGCCTCCGCTACCTCGGCCTCTACGGCAACCCGCTGTCCATGGCGGGCCTCAAGGAGCTCCTCCGGGATTCAGTGGTACAGGCTGAGTTACGCACGGTGGTGCACCCCTTCCCTGTGGACTGCTACGAAGGCCTGCCCTGGCCGCCGCCGGCTTCTGTCCTGCTGGAGGCTTCCATCAACGAGGAGAAGTTTGCTCGTGTCGAGGCTGAGTTGCACCAGCTGCTACTAGCCTCAGGCCGTGCGCACGTGCTTTGGACCACAGACATTTACGGGCGCCTGGCAGCAGACTACTTCAGCCTATGA
- the LRRC14 gene encoding leucine-rich repeat-containing protein 14 isoform X1 — MLGLLNTSDGGGRGWVVAWGLSSPLKGPSLQVASCLAQHDAHACVPEHAAGAPVPASCLPGPAPAASRALPPAVQGGLHGQEDCCASRAGAHMALSAAQLPAAVAGMCPLQPGLAAGTPQHREHAGCDPGADGPAPHPRDGGWHTASLQHALRVLDMTGLLDDGVEQDPGTMSMWDCTAAVARTCIAQQQGGTVEPGQAPLPVEVRVDLRVNRASYAFLREALRSSVGSPLRLCCRDLRAEDLPMRNTVALLQLLDAGCLRRVDLRFNNLGLRGLSVIIPHVARFQHLASLRLHYVHGDSRQPSVDGEDNFRYFLAQMGRFTCLRELSMGSSLLSGRLDQLLSTLQSPLESLELAFCALLPEDLRFLARSPHAVHLKKLDLSGNDLSGSQLEPFQGLLQAAAATLLHLELTECQLADTQLLSTLPVLTRCASLRYLGLYGNPLSMAGLKELLRDSVVQAELRTVVHPFPVDCYEGLPWPPPASVLLEASINEEKFARVEAELHQLLLASGRAHVLWTTDIYGRLAADYFSL, encoded by the exons ATGCTGGGCTTGCTCAATACCAGTGACGGAGGAGGCCGTGGCTGGGTGGTGGCCTGGGGTCTGTCCTCCCCGCTGAAGGGCCCTTCCCTGCAGGTGGCTTCCTGCCTGGCCCAGCACGATGCACACGCTTGTGTTCCTGAGCACGCGGCAGGTGCTCCAGTGCCAGCCAGCTGCCTGCCAGgccctgcccctgctgcctcGAGAGCTCTTCCCCCTGCTGTTCAAGGTGGCCTTCATGGACAAGAAGACTGTTGTGCTTCGCGAGCTGGTGCACACATGGCCCTTTCCGCTGCTCAGCTTCCAGCAGCTGTTGCAGGAATGTGCCCACTGCAGCCGGGCCTTGCTGCAGGAACGCCCCAGCACAGAGAGCATGCAGGCTGTGATCCTGGGGCTGACGGCCCGGCTCCACACCCCAGAGACGGAGGCTGGCACACAGCCTCTCTGCAG CATGCCCTGCGAGTGCTGGACATGACGGGCCTCCTGGACGACGGTGTGGAGCAGGACCCTGGTACCATGAGCATGTGGGATTGCACAGCAGCGGTGGCCCGCACGTGCATCGCGCAGCAGCAGGGCGGGACTGTGGAGCCTGGGCAGGCCCCCCTTCCTGTGGAGGTTCGTGTGGATCTGCGGGTGAACAGGGCCTCCTATGCATTCCTGCGGGAGGCGCTCCGAAGCAGCGTAGGCAGTCCCCTGCGGCTCTGCTGCCGGGACCTGCGGGCCGAGGACCTGCCCATGCGCAACACTGTGGCTTTGCTGCAGCTGCTGGACGCGGGCTGCTTGCGCCGTGTGGACCTGCGCTTTAACAACTTGGGTCTCCGTGGCTTGTCTGTTATCATCCCCCATGTGGCCCGCTTCCAGCACCTGGCCAGCCTGCGGCTGCACTATGTACACGGGGACTCCAGGCAGCCCTCTGTGGACGGTGAGGACAACTTCCGTTACTTCCTGGCCCAGATGGGCCGCTTCACTTGTCTGCGGGAGCTCAGCATGGGCTCCTCTCTCCTCTCGGGACGGCTGGACCAGCTGCTCAG CACCCTGCAGAGCCCCCTGGAGAGCCTGGAGCTGGCCTTCTGTGCTCTGCTACCTGAGGATCTGCGCTTTCTGGCACGGAGCCCACATGCCGTCCATCTCAAGAAGCTGGACCTTAGTGGCAATGACCTGTCTGGCAGCCAACTAGAGCCTTTTCAGGGCTTACTGCAGGCAGCCGCGGCCACGCTGCTGCACCTGGAGCTGACCGAGTGCCAGCTTGCGGACACGCAGCTGCTGTCCACGCTCCCTGTGCTGACGCGCTGCGCCAGCCTCCGCTACCTCGGCCTCTACGGCAACCCGCTGTCCATGGCGGGCCTCAAGGAGCTCCTCCGGGATTCAGTGGTACAGGCTGAGTTACGCACGGTGGTGCACCCCTTCCCTGTGGACTGCTACGAAGGCCTGCCCTGGCCGCCGCCGGCTTCTGTCCTGCTGGAGGCTTCCATCAACGAGGAGAAGTTTGCTCGTGTCGAGGCTGAGTTGCACCAGCTGCTACTAGCCTCAGGCCGTGCGCACGTGCTTTGGACCACAGACATTTACGGGCGCCTGGCAGCAGACTACTTCAGCCTATGA
- the LRRC14 gene encoding leucine-rich repeat-containing protein 14 isoform X3 has protein sequence MHTLVFLSTRQVLQCQPAACQALPLLPRELFPLLFKVAFMDKKTVVLRELVHTWPFPLLSFQQLLQECAHCSRALLQERPSTESMQAVILGLTARLHTPETEAGTQPLCRKHALRVLDMTGLLDDGVEQDPGTMSMWDCTAAVARTCIAQQQGGTVEPGQAPLPVEVRVDLRVNRASYAFLREALRSSVGSPLRLCCRDLRAEDLPMRNTVALLQLLDAGCLRRVDLRFNNLGLRGLSVIIPHVARFQHLASLRLHYVHGDSRQPSVDGEDNFRYFLAQMGRFTCLRELSMGSSLLSGRLDQLLSTLQSPLESLELAFCALLPEDLRFLARSPHAVHLKKLDLSGNDLSGSQLEPFQGLLQAAAATLLHLELTECQLADTQLLSTLPVLTRCASLRYLGLYGNPLSMAGLKELLRDSVVQAELRTVVHPFPVDCYEGLPWPPPASVLLEASINEEKFARVEAELHQLLLASGRAHVLWTTDIYGRLAADYFSL, from the exons ATGCACACGCTTGTGTTCCTGAGCACGCGGCAGGTGCTCCAGTGCCAGCCAGCTGCCTGCCAGgccctgcccctgctgcctcGAGAGCTCTTCCCCCTGCTGTTCAAGGTGGCCTTCATGGACAAGAAGACTGTTGTGCTTCGCGAGCTGGTGCACACATGGCCCTTTCCGCTGCTCAGCTTCCAGCAGCTGTTGCAGGAATGTGCCCACTGCAGCCGGGCCTTGCTGCAGGAACGCCCCAGCACAGAGAGCATGCAGGCTGTGATCCTGGGGCTGACGGCCCGGCTCCACACCCCAGAGACGGAGGCTGGCACACAGCCTCTCTGCAG GAAGCATGCCCTGCGAGTGCTGGACATGACGGGCCTCCTGGACGACGGTGTGGAGCAGGACCCTGGTACCATGAGCATGTGGGATTGCACAGCAGCGGTGGCCCGCACGTGCATCGCGCAGCAGCAGGGCGGGACTGTGGAGCCTGGGCAGGCCCCCCTTCCTGTGGAGGTTCGTGTGGATCTGCGGGTGAACAGGGCCTCCTATGCATTCCTGCGGGAGGCGCTCCGAAGCAGCGTAGGCAGTCCCCTGCGGCTCTGCTGCCGGGACCTGCGGGCCGAGGACCTGCCCATGCGCAACACTGTGGCTTTGCTGCAGCTGCTGGACGCGGGCTGCTTGCGCCGTGTGGACCTGCGCTTTAACAACTTGGGTCTCCGTGGCTTGTCTGTTATCATCCCCCATGTGGCCCGCTTCCAGCACCTGGCCAGCCTGCGGCTGCACTATGTACACGGGGACTCCAGGCAGCCCTCTGTGGACGGTGAGGACAACTTCCGTTACTTCCTGGCCCAGATGGGCCGCTTCACTTGTCTGCGGGAGCTCAGCATGGGCTCCTCTCTCCTCTCGGGACGGCTGGACCAGCTGCTCAG CACCCTGCAGAGCCCCCTGGAGAGCCTGGAGCTGGCCTTCTGTGCTCTGCTACCTGAGGATCTGCGCTTTCTGGCACGGAGCCCACATGCCGTCCATCTCAAGAAGCTGGACCTTAGTGGCAATGACCTGTCTGGCAGCCAACTAGAGCCTTTTCAGGGCTTACTGCAGGCAGCCGCGGCCACGCTGCTGCACCTGGAGCTGACCGAGTGCCAGCTTGCGGACACGCAGCTGCTGTCCACGCTCCCTGTGCTGACGCGCTGCGCCAGCCTCCGCTACCTCGGCCTCTACGGCAACCCGCTGTCCATGGCGGGCCTCAAGGAGCTCCTCCGGGATTCAGTGGTACAGGCTGAGTTACGCACGGTGGTGCACCCCTTCCCTGTGGACTGCTACGAAGGCCTGCCCTGGCCGCCGCCGGCTTCTGTCCTGCTGGAGGCTTCCATCAACGAGGAGAAGTTTGCTCGTGTCGAGGCTGAGTTGCACCAGCTGCTACTAGCCTCAGGCCGTGCGCACGTGCTTTGGACCACAGACATTTACGGGCGCCTGGCAGCAGACTACTTCAGCCTATGA
- the RECQL4 gene encoding LOW QUALITY PROTEIN: ATP-dependent DNA helicase Q4 (The sequence of the model RefSeq protein was modified relative to this genomic sequence to represent the inferred CDS: deleted 1 base in 1 codon; substituted 1 base at 1 genomic stop codon): protein MERLRDVRERLREWERAFRRRCGRRPGQEDVEAAPEETRALYREYRALKGALGGAGGVGPRSPEQSLPAAAPQAPEPSCWGPHLNRAAAQSPPAPLRGTSAAGSVPDYGKRLKANLKATLQAGPALGRIPRLPQRPSSKTPSPGPPGAGAAPVSPEVSEVPLQPRGPRLRPGCLQQLQASLSLRLCSLDPDWLQRCQNGAPDFLGASKACQPNLGVEDSQPLASGVPPVLGPGPGPETQALQTARVHAESPQPGNSQDKKWTWNGEPEGSPAQAQQDSSHAGPLPEEVGAPEHAEACPAEPVGAQPPSGPTATGYHSFSSRXGHLDTGYGGAALAIACLYLLSRPAVQSGGNFVRLNMKQKRYVRGPALRGRLLRKQMWKQKWQKKGECFGGGQPRATAKNSCFRCGQLGHWSSQCPQSSGTSTLEPAQGPPESREDRDDATDGAVQRTGTAGCQQPVSEKDPEPAGPELLGTVEQPVPWAPCRPRPVPPLYPPGPSGQVAETPAEVFQALEQLGHQAFRPGQERVIMQVLSGMSTLLVSPTGSGKSLCYQLPALLYARRSPCLTLVVSPLLSLMDDQVSGLPPCLKVACIHSGMTRKQRESALKKVQAAQVHVLMLSPEALVGAGLGPSGCLPQLPPVAFACVDEAHCLSQWSHNFRPCYLRLCKVLREHLGVRCFLGLTATATRSTSRDVAQHLGVAEELVLSEPVTVPANLYLSVSMDRDPEQALVTLLQSDRFRALSSVIVYCNRREDTERVAALLRTCLRASRDLGPRGQVPEAIAKAYHAGMCHRERRQVQQAFMDGRLRVVVATVAFGMGLDRPDVRAVLHLGLPASLETYVQAVGRAGRDGQPAHCHLFLQPQGQDLQELRRHVYADAADFLAVKKLVQCAFPPCTCAQAQRPPERDGAGSQKTPVAGSLREAEQPGSQRAARCPGHQRALPVQPLVQALDLPEEAIETLLCYLELHPRRWLELLGPTYARCHLRCPGGAPQLLALAHRCPLLAVCLAQQPPENTGGGGCSVEFDVVKLADSAGWKLASAQRALRQLRWEPEPTTGARRDTGVLVEFRELAFCLRSPGDLTAPERDQICDFLYGHIQAREREALAGLRRTFRAFHSVAFPSCGPCLEQPSEEHSARLKALLGRYFKEESPGDTEDDRDPEPGQAGIQDWEDQVRRDVRHLLSSWPEKQFSGRAVARIFHGIGSPRFPAQVYGRDRRFWRRHLCLSFPALMRLATEEILRWGH from the exons ATGGAGCGGTTGCGGGACGTGCGGGAGCGGCTGCGGGAGTGGGAGCGCGCGTTCCGGAGGCGGTGCGGGCGGCGGCCGGGCCAG GAGGACGTGGAGGCGGCGCCGGAGGAGACCCGCG CGCTCTACCGGGAGTACCGCGCCCTGAAGGGGGCCCTGGGCGGGGCCGGCGGCGTGGGACCTCGCAGCCCCGAGCAGTCGCTTCCCGCCGCGGCGCCGCAG GCGCCGGAGCCCAGCTGCTGGGGGCCGCACTTGAATCGTGCTGCGGCCCAGAGTCCACCCGCTCCTCTCCGCGGGACAAGCGCTGCGGGGTCTGTGCCGGACTACGGGAAGAGGCTCAAGGCCAACCTGAAGGCCACTCTGCAG GCTGGGCCAGCTCTGGGCCGCATACCCCGACTTCCACAAAGACCTTCGTCCAAGACGCCCTCCCCAGGGCCACCAGGCGCAGGGGCTGCCCCGGTCTCTCCAGAAGTCAGTGAGGTCCCCCTCCAGCCTCGTGGGCCTCGGCTGAGGCCAGGCTGCCTCCAGCAGCTACAGGCATCCCTGAGCCTACGACTGTGCTCTCTAGACCCTGACTGGCTACAGCGGTGTCAAAACGGGGCCCCAGATTTCCTGGGGGCTTCCAAGGCCTGCCAGCCTAACCTGGGTGTGGAGGACTCACAACCTCTGGCTTCAGGTGTCCCGCCTGTCCTTGGTCCCGGCCCTGGCCCTGAGACTCAAGCCCTACAGACAGCCAGAGTCCATGCAGAGAGCCCCCAACCTGGCAACAGTCAAGACAAGAAGTGGACGTGGAATGGGGAACCAGAAGGGAGTCCTGCACAGGCCCAGCAGGACAGCAGTCACGCGGGACCGCTGCCGGAGGAAGTTGGGGCTCCAGAACACGCAGAAGCCTGCCCAGCAGAACCCGTGGGGGCACAGCCCCCCAGTGGCCCCACAGCCACCGGGTACCACAGCTTCAGC TCCCGGTAGGGTCACCTTGACACGGGCTACGGTGGGGCGGCTTTGGCCATCGCCTGTCTGTACCTCCTTTCTAGGCCAGCTGTCCAGAGCGGAGGTAATTTCGTGAGGCTCAACATGAAGCAGAAACGCTACGTGCGGGGCCCGGCGCTCCGCGGCAGGCTGCTGCGAAAGCAG ATGTGGAAGCAGAAGTGGCAGAAGAAGGGGGAGTGTTTTGGAGGTGGTCAGCCCAGAGCCACAGCCAAGAATTCTTGCTTCCGGTGTGGACAGCTGGGCCACTGGTCATCCCAGTGCCCCCAGTCAAGTGGAACTTCTACTCTGG AGCCTGCTCAGGGTCCCCCGGAGAGCCGTGAGGATCGAGACGACGCCACAGACGGGGCGGTGCAGAGGACGGGCACTGCCGGCTGCCAGCAACCCG TGAGTGAGAAGGACCCGGAGCCTGCTGGGCCTGAGCTGTTGGGGACTGTGGAGCAGCCTGTGCCCTGGGCACCCTGCCGGCCCCGCCCGGTGCCACCGCTCTACCCACCGGGGCCCTCGGGACAAGTGGCAG AGACACCGGCTGAGGTGTTCCAGGCCCTAGAGCAGCTGGGGCACCAAGCCTTCCGCCCTGGGCAGGAGCGTGTGATCATGCAGGTCCTTTCTG GCATGTCCACACTGCTGGTGTCGCCCACTGGCTCCGGCAAGTCCCTGTGCTATCAGCTTCCTGCGCTGCTCTACGCCCGGCGAAGCCCCTGCCTCACGCTGGTCGTGTCTCCCCTCCTGTCTCTCATGGATGACCAG GTGTCTGGCCTGCCCCCGTGCCTGAAGGTGGCCTGTATCCATTCGGGCATGACCAGGAAGCAGCGTGAGTCTGCCCTGAAGAAG GTTCAGGCGGCCCAGGTGCACGTGCTGATGCTGTCGCCCGAGGCGCTggttggggctgggctggggccctCTGGCTGCCTCCCTCAGCTGCCTCCGGTTGCTTTTGCCTGTGTCGATGAGGCCCACTGCCTTTCCCAGTGGTCCCACAACTTCCGGCCCTGCTACCTGCGTCTCTGCAAG GTGCTGCGGGAACACCTGGGTGTGCGCTGCTTCCTGGGTCTCACGGCCACGGCCACACGCAGCACCTCGAGAGATGTGGCCCAGCATCTAGGCGTGGCCGAGGAGCTTGTCCTCAGCGAGCCGGTCACCGTCCCTGCCAACCTGTACCTCTCTGTGTCCATGGACAGGGACCCAGAGCAG GCTTTGGTGACATTGCTGCAGAGTGACCGCTTTCGTGCTCTGAGCTCCGTCATCGTCTACTGCAACAGACGTGAGGACACGGAGCGTGTCGCCGCACTGCTCCGCACCTGCCTGCGTGCGTCCCGGGACCTGGGGCCCAGAG GCCAGGTCCCTGAGGCCATAGCCAAAGCCTACCACGCCGGCATGTGTCACCGGGAGCGgcggcaggtgcagcaggccttCATGGATGGCCGGCTGCGGGTGGTGGTGGCCACGGTGGCCTTCGGGATGGGGCTGGACCGGCCCGACGTGCGGGCTGTGCTGCACCTGGGGCTGCCCGCAAGCTTGGAGACCTACGTGCAGGCTGTGGGCCGGGCTGGGCGTGACGGCCAGCCAGCACATTGCCACCTCTTCCTACAACCCCAG GGCCAGGACCTGCAGGAGCTGCGGAGACACGTGTATGCCGACGCAGCCGACTTTCTCGCCGTGAAGAAACTGGTCCAGTGCGCGTTCCCCCCCTGCACCTGTGCCCAAGCCCAACGGCCTCCAGAGAGGGACGGAGCGGGGAGCCAGAAGACACCTGTGGCCGGGTCCCTGAGGGAGGCTGAGCAGCCTGGCAGCCAGCGTGCAGCCCGGTGCCCAGGCCACCAGCGGGCACTTCCGGTACAGCCGCTGGTGCAGGCCCTGGACCTGCCCGAGGAGG ccattgAGACCCTGCTGTGCTACCTGGAGCTACATCCACGACGCTGGCTGGAGCTGCTGGGACCCACCTACGCCCGGTGCCACCTGCGCTGCCCTGGGGGtgccccccagctcctggccctGGCCCACAG GTGTCCCCTCCTGGCTGTGTGTTTGGCCCAGCAGCCGCCGGAGAACACCGGCGGGGGAGGCTGTTCCGTGGAGTTTGACGTCGTGAAGCTGGCGGACTCGGCGGGCTGGAAGCTGGCGTCAGCACAGCGGGCTCTGCGTCAGCTGCGGTGGGAGCCCGAGCCCACGACAG GTGCGCGTCGGGACACGGGGGTGCTGGTGGAGTTCCGGGAGCTCGCCTTCTGTCTGCGCAGTCCTGGAGACCTGACCGCCCCCGAGAGGGACCAGATCTGTGACTTCCTGTACGGCCACATACAAGCTCGGGAGCGGGAGGCCCTGGCCGGCCTGCGCCGCACCTTCCGGGCCTTTCACAG CGTGGCCTTCCCCAGCTGCGGGCCCTGCTTGGAGCAGCCCAGCGAAGAGCACAGCGCCAGGCTCAAGGCCCTGCTCGGCCGCTACTTCAAGGAAGAGAGTCCCGGGGACACGGAAGACGATCGGGACCCGGAGCCAGGACAGGCAGGG ATCCAGGACTGGGAGGACCAGGTTCGCCGGGACGTGCGCCACCTTCTGTCCTCGTGGCCGGAGAAGCAGTTCTCAGGCAGGGCTGTGGCCCGCATCTTCCACGGCATCG GAAGCCCCCGCTTCCCAGCGCAGGTGTATGGGCGGGACCGGCGCTTCTGGAGGAGACACCTGTGCCTGAGCTTCCCCGCCCTGATGCGCTTGGCCACAGAGGAGATCCTGCGCTGGGGCCACTGA